The following proteins are encoded in a genomic region of Kosakonia oryzae:
- the era gene encoding GTPase Era translates to MSTETEKSYCGFIAIVGRPNVGKSTLLNKLLGQKISITSRKAQTTRHRIVGIHTEGEYQAIYVDTPGLHMEEKRAINRLMNKAASSSIGDVELVIFVVEGTKWTPDDEMVLNKLRDSKVPVILAVNKVDNVQEKADLLPHLQFLASQMNFLDIVPLSAETGTNVDTIASIVRKHLPEAIHHFPEDYVTDRSQRFMASEIIREKLMRFLGAELPYSVTVEIEQFVTNERGGYDINGLILVEREGQKKMVIGNKGAKIKTIGIEARKDMEEMFEAKVHLELWVKVKSGWADDERALRSLGYVDDL, encoded by the coding sequence ATGAGCACTGAAACTGAAAAAAGCTACTGCGGGTTTATCGCCATCGTCGGGCGTCCGAACGTCGGCAAATCCACCCTGCTGAACAAGCTGCTTGGGCAGAAGATTTCGATCACCTCCCGCAAAGCGCAAACTACGCGTCACCGCATCGTCGGCATCCATACCGAAGGGGAATATCAGGCAATCTACGTCGATACCCCCGGGCTGCATATGGAAGAGAAACGCGCCATTAACCGGTTGATGAACAAAGCGGCCAGCAGTTCCATCGGTGATGTTGAGCTGGTGATTTTTGTTGTCGAAGGCACCAAATGGACGCCGGACGACGAAATGGTGCTCAACAAACTGCGTGACAGTAAAGTACCGGTGATCCTCGCGGTCAACAAAGTTGACAACGTGCAGGAAAAAGCGGATTTGCTGCCGCACCTGCAATTCCTGGCAAGCCAGATGAATTTCCTCGATATCGTGCCGCTCTCTGCGGAAACTGGCACTAACGTCGATACCATCGCCAGCATCGTGCGTAAGCATCTGCCGGAAGCGATTCATCACTTCCCGGAAGATTACGTGACCGATCGTTCCCAGCGCTTTATGGCCTCTGAGATCATCCGTGAAAAACTGATGCGTTTCCTCGGCGCTGAGCTGCCTTACTCGGTTACCGTGGAGATCGAACAGTTCGTCACCAATGAACGCGGCGGTTACGACATCAACGGGTTGATCCTGGTTGAGCGCGAAGGGCAGAAGAAGATGGTGATTGGCAATAAAGGCGCCAAAATCAAAACCATCGGTATTGAAGCCCGTAAAGATATGGAAGAGATGTTCGAAGCCAAAGTTCACCTTGAACTGTGGGTGAAGGTGAAATCCGGCTGGGCCGATGACGAGCGCGCTTTGCGCAGTCTCGGTTATGTAGACGATCTCTAA
- the rnc gene encoding ribonuclease III yields the protein MNPIVINRLQRKLGYTFQHQDLLQQALTHRSASSKHNERLEFLGDSILSFVIANALYHRFPRVDEGDMSRMRATLVRGNTLAEIAREFELGECLRLGPGELKSGGFRRESILADTVEALIGGVFLDSNIQTVEQLILSWYQTRLDEISPGDKQKDPKTRLQEFLQGRHLPLPSYLVVQVRGEAHDQEFTIHCQVSGLSEPVVGTGSSRRKAEQAAAEQALKKLELE from the coding sequence ATGAATCCCATCGTAATTAATCGGCTTCAGCGGAAGCTGGGCTACACTTTTCAACATCAGGATCTGTTGCAGCAGGCATTAACCCACCGCAGCGCCAGTAGCAAACATAATGAGCGTCTCGAATTTCTCGGCGACTCTATTTTAAGTTTTGTGATCGCCAATGCGCTTTATCACCGTTTCCCTCGCGTGGATGAAGGTGATATGAGCCGTATGCGTGCGACGCTGGTGCGCGGAAATACGCTGGCGGAAATCGCCCGCGAATTTGAACTGGGCGAATGTCTGCGTTTAGGGCCGGGTGAATTGAAAAGCGGCGGTTTTCGCCGTGAATCTATTCTGGCGGACACCGTTGAGGCATTAATTGGCGGAGTATTCCTCGATAGCAATATCCAGACCGTCGAACAATTAATCCTGAGCTGGTATCAGACGCGTCTGGATGAAATCAGTCCTGGCGATAAACAAAAAGATCCGAAAACGCGCCTGCAGGAGTTTTTGCAGGGTCGCCATCTGCCGCTGCCTTCCTATCTGGTAGTGCAGGTGCGTGGCGAAGCGCACGATCAGGAATTTACTATCCACTGCCAGGTCAGCGGCCTGAGTGAACCGGTGGTTGGCACGGGTTCCAGCCGTCGTAAGGCGGAACAAGCTGCCGCCGAACAGGCGCTGAAAAAACTGGAGTTGGAATGA
- the lepA gene encoding translation elongation factor 4, with the protein MKNIRNFSIIAHIDHGKSTLSDRIIQICGGLSDREMEAQVLDSMDLERERGITIKAQSVTLDYKANNGEIYQLNFIDTPGHVDFSYEVSRSLAACEGALLVVDAGQGVEAQTLANCYTAIEMDLEVVPVLNKIDLPAADPERVAEEIEDIVGIDATDAVRCSAKTGVGVPDVLERLVRDIPPPEGDPDAPLQALIIDSWFDNYLGVVSLVRIKNGTMRKGDKIKVMSTGQVYNADRLGIFTPKQIDRNELKCGEVGWLVCAIKDILGAPVGDTLTSARNPADKALPGFKKVKPQVYAGLFPVSSDDYENFRDALGKLSLNDASLFYEPESSTALGFGFRCGFLGLLHMEIIQERLEREYDLDLITTAPTVVYEVLTTNKEVVYVDSPSKLPPLNNIDELREPIAECHMLLPQEYLGNVITLCVEKRGVQTNMVYHGNQVALTYEIPMAEVVLDFFDRLKSTSRGYASLDYNFKRFQASNMVRVDVLINGERVDALALITHNDNAPYRGRELVEKMKELIPRQQFDIAIQAAIGNHIIARSTVKQLRKNVLAKCYGGDVSRKKKLLQKQKEGKKRMKQVGNVELPQEAFLAILHVGKESK; encoded by the coding sequence ATGAAGAATATTCGTAACTTTTCGATCATCGCTCACATCGACCACGGTAAGTCGACGCTGTCTGACCGTATCATCCAGATTTGCGGTGGTCTTTCCGATCGCGAAATGGAAGCCCAGGTTCTTGATTCGATGGATCTTGAGCGCGAGCGCGGTATTACTATCAAAGCGCAAAGCGTGACGCTGGATTACAAAGCCAATAATGGCGAAATCTACCAGCTCAACTTTATCGATACCCCGGGTCACGTTGACTTCTCTTATGAGGTTTCTCGCTCGCTGGCCGCCTGTGAAGGGGCGCTGCTGGTGGTAGATGCCGGGCAGGGCGTGGAAGCGCAGACGCTGGCGAACTGCTATACCGCCATTGAAATGGATCTCGAAGTGGTGCCGGTACTGAACAAGATCGACCTGCCAGCTGCCGATCCTGAACGCGTTGCGGAAGAGATTGAAGATATCGTCGGCATCGATGCTACCGATGCGGTGCGCTGCTCGGCGAAAACTGGCGTCGGCGTACCGGACGTTCTGGAACGCCTGGTGCGCGATATTCCGCCGCCGGAAGGCGATCCGGATGCGCCGTTGCAGGCGCTGATCATCGACTCCTGGTTCGATAACTACCTCGGCGTGGTTTCCCTGGTGCGTATCAAAAACGGCACCATGCGCAAAGGCGACAAAATTAAGGTGATGAGCACCGGGCAGGTCTATAACGCTGATCGCCTCGGTATTTTCACACCGAAACAGATTGACCGTAACGAACTGAAATGCGGCGAAGTAGGCTGGCTGGTCTGCGCAATTAAAGACATTCTCGGCGCACCGGTCGGCGATACCCTGACCTCAGCCCGTAACCCGGCAGACAAAGCGCTGCCAGGCTTTAAAAAGGTGAAACCGCAGGTTTATGCGGGTCTGTTCCCGGTCAGTTCCGACGATTATGAAAACTTCCGTGACGCGCTCGGTAAACTGAGTCTGAACGATGCTTCGCTGTTCTATGAGCCGGAAAGTTCCACCGCGCTGGGCTTTGGCTTCCGCTGCGGCTTCCTCGGCCTGCTGCACATGGAGATCATTCAGGAACGTCTGGAGCGTGAATACGATCTGGATCTGATCACCACGGCGCCGACCGTAGTCTACGAAGTACTGACCACCAATAAAGAAGTGGTTTACGTCGATAGCCCTTCCAAGCTGCCGCCGCTGAACAATATCGACGAACTGCGCGAGCCGATCGCCGAATGTCATATGCTGCTGCCGCAGGAATACCTGGGCAACGTCATTACCCTGTGCGTCGAAAAACGCGGCGTACAAACCAACATGGTTTACCACGGTAACCAGGTGGCGCTGACCTATGAAATTCCAATGGCGGAAGTGGTGCTGGACTTCTTCGACCGTCTGAAGTCAACCTCGCGCGGTTATGCGTCGCTGGATTACAACTTCAAACGTTTCCAGGCTTCAAACATGGTACGTGTGGATGTGCTGATTAACGGCGAGCGTGTTGACGCACTGGCGCTGATCACCCACAACGATAACGCGCCGTACCGTGGCCGTGAGCTGGTGGAGAAGATGAAAGAGCTGATCCCGCGCCAGCAGTTTGATATTGCGATTCAGGCAGCGATTGGCAACCACATTATTGCCCGCTCAACCGTGAAACAGCTGCGTAAAAACGTACTGGCAAAATGCTATGGCGGTGACGTCAGCCGTAAGAAAAAGCTGCTGCAGAAACAGAAAGAAGGTAAGAAACGTATGAAGCAGGTCGGTAACGTCGAACTGCCGCAGGAAGCGTTCCTTGCCATTCTGCACGTAGGCAAAGAGAGCAAATAA
- the lepB gene encoding signal peptidase I — translation MANMFALILVIATLVTGILWCLDKFIFAPKRRERQAAAQAATGDALDTKTLKKIGPKPGWLETGASVFPVLAIVLIVRSFIYEPFQIPSGSMMPTLLIGDFILVEKFAYGIKDPIYQKTLIETGHPKRGDIAVFKYPDDPRLDYIKRVVGLPGDKVTYDPVSKQVTVQPNCSSGQACGSALPITYSNVEESDFVQTFGRRTGGEASSGFYQMPKGQSMDDGVRLAERKETLGDVTHRILTVPIAQDQLGIYYRQSNQPLATWIVPPGHYFMMGDNRDNSADSRYWGFVPEQNLVGRATAIWMSFEKQEGEWPTGVRLNRIGGIH, via the coding sequence ATGGCGAACATGTTTGCCCTGATACTGGTGATCGCGACGCTGGTGACGGGAATTTTATGGTGCCTGGATAAGTTTATTTTTGCACCAAAACGCCGGGAACGTCAGGCCGCCGCGCAGGCTGCGACAGGTGATGCTCTTGATACGAAAACGCTGAAGAAAATCGGCCCGAAACCGGGCTGGCTGGAAACGGGCGCTTCTGTATTCCCGGTGCTGGCGATTGTTCTGATCGTGCGTTCGTTTATTTACGAGCCGTTCCAGATCCCGTCAGGTTCGATGATGCCGACGCTGCTGATTGGCGATTTTATTCTGGTGGAGAAATTCGCCTATGGCATTAAAGATCCGATCTACCAGAAAACGCTGATCGAAACCGGTCATCCGAAACGCGGCGATATTGCCGTATTTAAATACCCGGACGATCCGCGTCTTGACTACATCAAGCGCGTCGTTGGCCTTCCGGGCGATAAAGTCACGTACGATCCGGTGAGCAAACAGGTTACCGTGCAGCCGAATTGTAGCTCTGGCCAGGCATGCGGCAGCGCGCTGCCGATCACTTACAGCAATGTGGAAGAGAGCGATTTTGTGCAGACTTTCGGCCGTCGTACTGGCGGGGAAGCGAGCAGCGGTTTCTACCAGATGCCGAAAGGGCAGAGTATGGATGACGGCGTGCGTCTGGCCGAGCGTAAAGAGACGCTGGGTGATGTGACGCACCGCATTCTGACCGTGCCTATCGCGCAGGATCAACTGGGGATCTACTATCGCCAGTCGAACCAGCCGCTGGCGACGTGGATTGTGCCGCCGGGTCACTACTTCATGATGGGTGATAACCGCGACAACAGCGCGGACAGCCGTTACTGGGGCTTTGTACCGGAGCAAAATCTGGTGGGCCGGGCCACGGCAATCTGGATGAGCTTCGAGAAACAAGAAGGTGAATGGCCGACAGGCGTACGCCTGAATCGTATCGGCGGAATTCATTAA
- a CDS encoding YfhL family 4Fe-4S dicluster ferredoxin gives MALLITKKCINCDMCEPECPNEAISMGDSIYEINSDRCTECVGHYETPTCQKVCPIPNTILKDPAHVESEEQLWDKFVLMHHADKI, from the coding sequence ATGGCGCTGTTAATTACCAAAAAATGCATCAATTGCGATATGTGCGAACCGGAATGCCCGAACGAGGCGATTTCGATGGGCGACAGCATTTATGAAATTAACAGCGACCGTTGCACTGAGTGTGTCGGGCACTATGAAACTCCGACCTGCCAGAAAGTGTGCCCGATCCCCAATACAATCCTGAAAGATCCCGCGCATGTGGAAAGCGAAGAACAACTGTGGGACAAATTTGTCCTGATGCACCACGCCGATAAAATCTAG
- the rseA gene encoding anti-sigma-E factor RseA translates to MQKEQLSALMDGETLDSELLAELARDPEMQRTWENYHLIRDSMRGDTADLLHFDISARVMAAIENDAVETATPLIPEAQPAPHQWQKMPFWHKVRPWASQLTQMGVAACVSLAVIVGVQHYNGSTESTQQPEAPVFNTLPMMGKASPVSLGVPSDASSASAGQQQQVQEQRRRINAMLQDYELQRRLHSEQLQFEQAQTQQAAVQVPGNQTLGTQSQ, encoded by the coding sequence ATGCAGAAAGAACAACTTTCCGCTTTAATGGATGGTGAAACGCTGGATAGTGAGCTGCTCGCAGAGCTGGCCCGCGATCCTGAAATGCAGAGAACCTGGGAGAACTATCACCTGATTCGCGACTCTATGCGCGGTGATACGGCCGATCTCCTCCATTTCGATATCTCCGCCCGCGTGATGGCCGCGATTGAGAACGACGCCGTTGAAACTGCGACGCCGTTGATTCCCGAAGCGCAGCCTGCGCCGCATCAATGGCAGAAGATGCCGTTCTGGCACAAGGTTCGCCCGTGGGCAAGTCAGCTTACCCAAATGGGCGTAGCTGCATGCGTATCACTTGCTGTTATTGTTGGTGTCCAGCACTATAATGGCTCAACTGAATCAACCCAACAGCCCGAAGCGCCAGTGTTTAATACGCTGCCGATGATGGGTAAAGCCAGTCCGGTAAGTTTGGGTGTTCCGTCTGATGCATCATCGGCAAGCGCCGGTCAGCAGCAGCAGGTGCAGGAACAGCGTCGTCGCATTAATGCGATGTTGCAGGATTATGAACTGCAGCGCCGCCTGCACTCCGAACAGCTTCAGTTTGAGCAGGCGCAAACGCAGCAGGCCGCTGTACAGGTGCCGGGAAATCAAACTTTAGGAACGCAATCGCAGTAA
- the rseB gene encoding sigma-E factor regulatory protein RseB, producing the protein MKQLWCAMSFVATGLFFSVNASADVSSGALLQQMNVASQSLNYELSFISINKQGVESLRYRHVRLNDQPLAQLLQMDGPRREVVQRGSEISYFEPGLEPFTLNGNYIVDSLPSLVYTDFKRLSPYYDFISVGRTRIADRLCEVIRVVARDGTRYSYIVWMDEETHLPMRVDLLDRDGETLEQFRVIAFSVNGQVASNMQTLAKASLPPLLSLPVGDNVDFNWMPSWVPQGFEQVASSRRKLPTLEMPVESRLYSDGLFSFSVNISPANQNSAEQLLRTGRRTVMTTVRDNAEITVVGELPPQTAKRIADSLKFKAAQ; encoded by the coding sequence ATGAAGCAACTTTGGTGTGCCATGTCTTTTGTGGCTACTGGCCTGTTCTTCTCTGTCAACGCCTCGGCTGATGTTTCATCCGGGGCGTTGTTACAGCAAATGAATGTGGCGAGTCAGTCACTCAACTACGAACTGTCTTTTATCAGCATTAATAAGCAGGGAGTAGAATCTTTACGCTACCGTCATGTGCGTTTGAATGACCAACCGCTTGCACAGTTATTGCAGATGGACGGTCCGCGTCGGGAAGTGGTGCAGCGGGGCAGTGAGATCAGCTACTTTGAGCCTGGTCTTGAACCCTTTACGCTCAACGGCAACTATATTGTCGATTCGCTGCCGTCACTGGTTTATACCGATTTCAAACGTCTTTCCCCTTACTATGACTTCATCTCCGTAGGCCGTACGCGTATTGCTGACAGGCTATGCGAAGTGATCCGCGTTGTGGCGCGCGATGGCACCCGCTACAGCTATATCGTCTGGATGGATGAAGAGACGCATCTGCCAATGCGCGTCGATCTGCTCGACCGCGATGGCGAAACCCTTGAGCAGTTCCGCGTCATCGCATTCTCGGTCAATGGTCAGGTTGCCAGTAATATGCAGACGCTGGCAAAAGCCAGTCTGCCGCCGTTGCTGTCATTACCGGTTGGCGATAACGTAGATTTCAACTGGATGCCATCCTGGGTGCCGCAAGGTTTTGAGCAGGTCGCCAGTAGCCGCCGTAAATTGCCAACGCTTGAGATGCCGGTTGAATCGCGTCTCTATTCTGATGGGTTATTCAGCTTCTCGGTTAACATCAGCCCGGCTAATCAGAATAGCGCCGAGCAGTTACTGCGCACCGGTCGACGCACCGTGATGACCACGGTTCGCGATAACGCGGAAATCACCGTTGTCGGCGAACTGCCACCGCAAACCGCAAAACGTATTGCGGACAGCCTCAAATTCAAGGCCGCACAATGA
- the rseC gene encoding SoxR-reducing system protein RseC, translated as MIKEWATVVSWQNGNALVECDVKASCSSCASRAGCGSRVLNKLGPQTTHTIAVPCEQPLVAGQKVELGIAEASLLSSAMLVYMSPLVGLFAMGAIFQSLFAADIAALCGAVLGGVGGFLLARGLSPKLATRSEWQPVILSVGLPPEMIRVDSTTAENRP; from the coding sequence ATGATTAAAGAGTGGGCGACCGTCGTTTCCTGGCAAAATGGTAACGCGCTGGTCGAATGTGATGTCAAAGCATCCTGTAGCAGTTGCGCTTCCCGTGCAGGTTGCGGCAGCCGTGTACTGAATAAACTGGGTCCGCAAACAACGCACACCATTGCTGTTCCTTGCGAACAACCGCTGGTCGCGGGGCAAAAGGTGGAGCTGGGCATTGCTGAAGCCAGCCTGCTGAGCTCCGCAATGCTGGTGTATATGTCGCCACTGGTGGGGCTGTTTGCCATGGGCGCTATTTTCCAGTCGCTGTTTGCTGCCGATATCGCAGCGCTGTGCGGCGCGGTATTGGGCGGCGTTGGCGGCTTTTTACTCGCGCGCGGGCTGTCGCCAAAGCTGGCTACCCGCAGCGAGTGGCAGCCGGTGATCCTGAGCGTTGGCTTGCCGCCAGAGATGATTCGCGTCGATAGCACAACTGCTGAAAATCGTCCGTAA
- the yfhb gene encoding phosphatidylglycerophosphatase C, which yields MATTERRVVFFDLDGTLHQQDMFGTFLRYLLRHHPLNALLVLPLLPVIIGGLLIKGRAARWPMSLLLWGCTFGHSERHLLALQQKFVTWFRGHVTAFPVVQARLTNYLAAADADIWLITGSPQPLVEQVYFDTPWLPRVNLIASQIKRRNGGWVLTMRCLGHEKVAQLERKIGTPLRLYSGYSDSKQDNPLLYFCQHRWRVTPRGELQQLE from the coding sequence TTGGCTACCACTGAGCGCCGCGTCGTTTTTTTTGATCTTGATGGCACACTGCATCAGCAGGATATGTTTGGGACATTTCTGCGCTATTTACTGCGCCATCATCCGCTTAATGCCTTACTGGTATTGCCACTGTTGCCGGTGATTATCGGCGGATTATTGATCAAAGGGCGTGCCGCGCGCTGGCCGATGAGCTTGCTGCTGTGGGGATGCACGTTTGGTCACAGCGAGCGCCATTTGCTGGCGCTCCAGCAGAAATTTGTCACCTGGTTTCGCGGGCACGTAACGGCATTTCCGGTCGTCCAGGCAAGGCTAACCAACTACCTTGCGGCAGCCGATGCGGATATCTGGTTGATTACCGGTTCGCCGCAACCGCTGGTGGAGCAAGTCTATTTTGATACGCCCTGGCTGCCGCGCGTGAACCTGATTGCCAGCCAAATCAAACGGCGTAACGGCGGCTGGGTGTTAACAATGCGCTGCCTTGGTCATGAAAAGGTTGCGCAGTTAGAACGTAAAATCGGCACGCCGCTGCGCCTGTACAGCGGCTATAGCGATAGCAAGCAGGATAACCCGCTGCTCTATTTCTGCCAGCATCGCTGGCGGGTTACGCCGCGCGGTGAGCTGCAACAACTGGAGTAG
- the pdxJ gene encoding pyridoxine 5'-phosphate synthase, with product MAELLLGVNIDHIATLRNARGTAYPDPVQAAFIAEQAGADGITVHLREDRRHITDRDVRILRQTLHTRMNLEMAVTEEMLGIACETKPHFCCLVPEKRQEVTTEGGLDVAGQREKMRDACQRLAAAGILVSLFIDADDQQIKAAAEVGAPYIEIHTGCYADAKTDAEQAKELERIAKAATYAASLGLKVNAGHGLTYHNVKAIAALPEMHELNIGHAIIGRAVMSGLKEAVAEMKRLMLEARG from the coding sequence ATGGCTGAATTACTGTTAGGCGTCAATATTGATCACATTGCCACCCTGCGTAACGCGCGCGGGACCGCATACCCGGATCCGGTACAAGCGGCGTTTATTGCCGAGCAGGCGGGTGCCGATGGCATCACCGTGCATCTGCGTGAGGATCGCCGTCACATTACCGACCGCGACGTGCGCATTTTGCGCCAGACCCTGCATACGCGCATGAATCTGGAAATGGCGGTCACCGAAGAAATGCTGGGCATTGCTTGCGAAACTAAGCCGCACTTCTGCTGCCTGGTGCCGGAAAAACGCCAGGAAGTTACCACTGAAGGCGGGCTGGATGTTGCCGGTCAGCGCGAGAAAATGCGTGATGCCTGCCAGCGCCTGGCGGCTGCGGGCATCCTTGTTTCGCTGTTTATCGATGCCGATGATCAGCAGATCAAAGCCGCTGCCGAGGTTGGCGCACCCTATATTGAGATCCACACCGGTTGCTATGCCGATGCTAAAACCGATGCGGAACAGGCAAAAGAACTTGAACGCATTGCCAAAGCGGCAACCTATGCTGCGAGCCTGGGGCTGAAAGTGAATGCTGGTCACGGCCTGACGTATCACAACGTGAAAGCGATTGCTGCACTGCCAGAGATGCATGAGCTGAACATCGGCCATGCGATTATCGGCCGTGCAGTAATGAGTGGTCTGAAAGAGGCAGTGGCCGAAATGAAACGCCTGATGCTGGAAGCACGCGGCTAA
- the acpS gene encoding holo-ACP synthase, with protein sequence MAILGIGTDIVEIARIEAVIARSGDRLARRVLSANEWEIYQAHQQPVRFLAKRFAVKEAAAKALGTGIRNGLAFNQFEVFNDELGKPSLRLWEEAQRMAEKMGVRSMHVTLADERHYACATVIIEN encoded by the coding sequence ATGGCGATTCTGGGAATTGGTACGGATATCGTTGAGATAGCCCGCATCGAAGCGGTGATCGCCCGTAGCGGCGATCGCCTTGCCAGACGGGTGCTGAGCGCAAATGAGTGGGAAATCTATCAGGCGCATCAGCAGCCGGTTCGCTTCCTGGCAAAACGCTTTGCGGTGAAAGAAGCGGCAGCGAAGGCGCTGGGCACGGGGATCCGCAACGGGCTGGCGTTTAATCAGTTCGAAGTTTTTAATGACGAGCTGGGCAAGCCGAGCCTGCGTTTGTGGGAAGAGGCGCAGCGTATGGCGGAAAAAATGGGCGTGCGCAGTATGCACGTGACGCTGGCGGATGAGCGCCACTATGCCTGTGCGACGGTAATTATCGAGAACTAG
- a CDS encoding MurR/RpiR family transcriptional regulator, producing the protein MNCLIRIRQRYPGLAQSDKKLAEFLLENPDRARHLSSQQLAAEAGVSQSSVVKFAQKMDFKGFPAMKLAISEALASNPNPYSIPVHNKIRGDDPLRVVGEKLINEYQSAMHASLDVNSEEKLLESVRLLRDARRIILTGIGASGLVARNFGWKLMKIGINAVVEQDMHALLATVQAMEPGDLLLPVSYTGERREINMAVDETLRVGGKVLAITGFTPNALQQRATHCLYTIAEEQATRSAAISSTSAQMMLTDLLFMALVQQDLEHAPERIRHSEELVKKLV; encoded by the coding sequence ATGAACTGTTTGATTCGCATTCGCCAGCGTTACCCTGGCCTGGCGCAGAGCGATAAAAAACTGGCGGAATTTCTGCTGGAAAACCCCGATCGCGCACGCCATTTAAGCTCACAACAGCTGGCAGCCGAAGCGGGCGTCAGCCAGTCGAGCGTGGTGAAATTCGCGCAGAAGATGGATTTTAAAGGTTTCCCGGCGATGAAGCTGGCGATCAGCGAAGCGCTGGCCAGCAATCCGAACCCCTACTCAATTCCGGTGCATAACAAAATTCGCGGCGACGATCCGTTGCGGGTCGTTGGGGAAAAGCTGATCAATGAGTATCAAAGCGCTATGCATGCCTCGCTGGATGTCAACAGTGAAGAGAAGCTGCTGGAAAGCGTACGCCTGCTGCGCGACGCGCGACGCATTATTCTGACGGGGATTGGCGCATCCGGGCTGGTTGCACGCAACTTCGGCTGGAAGCTGATGAAAATCGGCATTAACGCCGTCGTCGAACAGGATATGCACGCCCTGCTGGCAACCGTACAAGCCATGGAGCCGGGCGATCTCCTGCTGCCGGTTTCCTATACCGGTGAACGGCGGGAGATCAATATGGCCGTAGATGAGACGCTGCGCGTGGGCGGTAAAGTTTTGGCAATTACCGGTTTTACGCCTAACGCGCTGCAACAACGCGCGACGCATTGCCTCTATACCATTGCCGAAGAGCAGGCGACGCGCAGCGCGGCGATCTCCTCCACCAGCGCGCAAATGATGCTGACGGATTTACTGTTTATGGCGCTGGTGCAGCAGGATCTGGAGCATGCGCCGGAGCGTATTCGCCACAGCGAAGAGCTGGTAAAAAAACTGGTTTGA
- the recO gene encoding DNA repair protein RecO, whose protein sequence is MEGWQRAFVLHSRPWSETSLMLDVFTEESGRVRLVAKGARSKRSSLKGALQPFTPLLVRFSGRGEVKTLRSAEAVSLALPLSGITLYSGLYVNELISRVLEHETRFSELFFDYLHCIQALAGATGTPEPVLRRFELALLGHLGYGVDFLHCAGSGEPVDDAMTYRYREEKGFIASVVIDNSTFTGRHLRALAEREFPDADTLRAAKRFTRIALKPYLGGKPLKSRELFRQFVPKR, encoded by the coding sequence ATGGAAGGCTGGCAGCGCGCATTTGTTCTGCATAGTCGCCCCTGGAGCGAAACCAGCCTGATGCTGGACGTCTTCACGGAAGAGTCTGGCCGCGTGCGCCTTGTCGCTAAAGGCGCACGTTCAAAACGCTCCAGTCTGAAAGGCGCTTTACAGCCTTTTACCCCTCTGCTGGTTCGCTTTAGCGGGCGCGGCGAAGTGAAAACCCTGCGCAGTGCGGAAGCCGTATCCCTGGCGCTGCCGCTGAGCGGCATCACGCTCTACAGCGGTCTCTACGTCAACGAACTCATCTCCAGAGTGCTGGAGCATGAGACGCGCTTCTCAGAACTCTTTTTTGATTATCTGCACTGTATCCAGGCGCTGGCTGGCGCAACTGGCACGCCGGAACCCGTCCTGCGCCGCTTTGAACTGGCGCTGCTTGGCCATCTCGGTTACGGCGTGGATTTTCTCCACTGCGCGGGCAGCGGCGAGCCGGTGGATGATGCAATGACCTACCGCTACCGGGAAGAGAAAGGCTTTATCGCCAGCGTGGTGATCGATAACAGCACGTTTACCGGACGGCATCTGCGCGCGTTGGCGGAGCGGGAGTTTCCGGATGCCGACACTCTGCGCGCGGCAAAGCGCTTTACCCGCATTGCGTTAAAGCCGTATCTTGGTGGCAAACCGCTGAAAAGCCGTGAGCTATTCCGGCAGTTTGTTCCCAAACGATAG